From a single Pseudoalteromonas nigrifaciens genomic region:
- a CDS encoding VOC family protein yields the protein MSNNKVIGSIEWRDLTVADAQQISDFYAHVVGWQKEPVDMGSYNDFNMNNAQGTIAGICHAKGDNADLPAQWLMYVRVENAQLSAQKTLELGGEIIKGPIEYGGESYFIIRDPSGAILAVYS from the coding sequence ATGAGCAATAACAAGGTAATTGGTAGTATTGAATGGCGCGATCTTACTGTGGCTGATGCACAACAAATCAGCGACTTTTATGCACACGTTGTTGGTTGGCAAAAAGAGCCTGTAGATATGGGCAGTTACAATGATTTTAATATGAATAACGCACAAGGGACAATAGCAGGCATTTGCCATGCTAAGGGCGATAACGCCGATTTACCAGCACAGTGGTTAATGTATGTTCGCGTAGAAAATGCTCAGCTTAGCGCACAAAAAACGCTGGAGTTAGGAGGTGAAATTATTAAAGGGCCGATTGAATATGGTGGCGAAAGCTATTTTATTATTCGCGACCCAAGTGGCGCTATTTTGGCAGTATATTCTTAA
- the barA gene encoding two-component sensor histidine kinase BarA has product MTKLGLRDSVLTLTLIPTVIIGLLLGGYFTINRYIELDEILYQQGTTISEPLAIALEQPLLEKNKQLLNRVISYTHNKHSPVVKAIALFDDNNKLIITSNYHRSFDDLLNNEQLNNLNATQVHKTDDLITFFTPIINHTSPDTKWDKSIFQTSLGTVVLQLNRDQAVIGQQRALLVSGIVIILALVLAAILALKLSHMFMSPLNKLVLATDRLVEGKRETGLNESMVGEFELLREGLNTISYSMVMQKDEMQKNIDQATSDYRETLEQYETQNIQLTMAKKEAQDANRVKSDFLAKMSHELRTPLNGVIGFTRQLHKTPLNKNQKDYLDTIELSANSLMTIISDILDFSKLEAGAMELESIQFQLRDTVNEVMTLLAPSAHDKQLELSIYISPQVPDHLTGDPTRLKQVLINLLSNAIKFTEKGAIKVDISHRLLDDERTSILVSVADTGVGIPVDKQDALFTAFGQADSSITRKFGGTGLGLIITKHIVEAMSGKITLNSAPGNGTCFTFNGVFRLPNHVFASDLPTKSLLGKHVLYLEPHEHTHHAVLSLLNEWQISVTGCFSDAEFLAAIDNKEQQYDICIIGDMASVNDMQRLKAHVKAVRESTDYLYLMLNTVSHSMREAFIGSGADACLSKPLNHRKLCELLAAPYRLDHPVHNIEQNEQTLLPLKVLVVDDNDANLKLIYTLLNEQVELIDTAHNGSQAYSLSKSHKYDVIFMDIQMPIMDGITACKLIKESSLNEDTPIIAVTAHALHSEKEQLLKDGFEGYLTKPIDEDMLNQIICDHSPQLPVSRDKLKNMPQSPPPFKSVRLDWGIALQHAGGKSELALEMLNMLLLSVPETLSLLAQAIADEDCKQVLSIIHKLHGACCYTGVPKLKSLAETIETALKSNCVLASIEPELFELQDELENLLLDAKN; this is encoded by the coding sequence ATGACTAAATTAGGCTTACGCGATTCTGTTTTAACACTCACTCTGATCCCCACGGTGATCATTGGATTGTTACTCGGTGGTTATTTTACAATAAATCGTTACATTGAGCTTGATGAAATTTTATATCAACAAGGGACTACTATTTCAGAGCCCCTTGCTATTGCACTTGAGCAGCCATTACTTGAAAAAAACAAACAACTACTAAATCGTGTCATTAGCTATACCCACAATAAGCACTCCCCAGTAGTAAAAGCGATTGCATTATTTGACGACAATAATAAGCTAATAATAACCAGTAACTATCATCGCTCGTTTGATGACTTGCTCAACAACGAGCAACTAAATAATCTTAATGCCACTCAAGTTCATAAAACAGATGATTTAATTACCTTTTTTACACCCATTATTAATCACACAAGTCCTGATACAAAATGGGATAAATCGATATTTCAAACCTCACTAGGAACTGTAGTATTACAGTTAAATAGAGATCAAGCAGTTATTGGTCAGCAAAGGGCCTTACTGGTCAGTGGTATTGTTATTATACTAGCCTTGGTCTTGGCCGCCATTTTAGCACTTAAACTTAGCCATATGTTTATGAGCCCTCTTAATAAATTAGTACTGGCAACCGATAGGCTCGTGGAAGGTAAAAGAGAAACTGGTTTAAACGAATCTATGGTTGGTGAGTTTGAGTTGCTCCGCGAAGGGTTAAATACTATTTCTTACTCTATGGTGATGCAAAAAGATGAAATGCAAAAAAACATTGATCAAGCCACCAGTGATTACCGCGAAACACTAGAGCAGTACGAAACGCAAAATATTCAGCTCACTATGGCCAAAAAAGAAGCCCAAGATGCCAACCGGGTTAAATCTGACTTTTTGGCAAAAATGAGTCATGAGCTACGCACCCCTTTAAATGGCGTGATTGGTTTTACGCGTCAGCTGCATAAAACGCCATTAAATAAAAACCAAAAAGATTACTTAGATACCATTGAACTGTCGGCTAATAGTTTAATGACCATTATTAGCGATATATTAGACTTTTCAAAATTAGAAGCAGGCGCTATGGAACTTGAGTCTATTCAGTTTCAGTTGCGCGATACCGTTAACGAAGTAATGACGCTGTTAGCCCCAAGCGCCCATGATAAGCAGCTTGAGCTGTCTATTTATATTAGCCCGCAAGTGCCCGATCACCTAACCGGTGATCCTACGCGATTAAAACAAGTTTTAATTAATTTATTAAGTAACGCAATTAAGTTTACCGAAAAAGGCGCTATAAAAGTCGACATTAGCCATAGACTACTCGATGATGAGCGCACCTCTATTTTAGTCTCAGTGGCCGATACCGGCGTAGGTATTCCTGTTGATAAGCAAGATGCATTATTTACCGCCTTTGGCCAAGCCGATTCAAGTATTACCCGTAAATTTGGTGGCACTGGCTTGGGGCTAATTATCACCAAGCATATTGTAGAGGCCATGAGTGGTAAAATTACACTTAACTCAGCCCCTGGTAATGGCACCTGCTTTACCTTTAATGGCGTATTTAGACTGCCTAATCATGTGTTTGCCAGTGACTTACCAACTAAATCTTTGCTCGGTAAGCATGTTTTATATTTAGAGCCACACGAGCACACCCATCATGCTGTTTTATCTTTGCTTAACGAATGGCAAATAAGTGTGACCGGCTGCTTTAGCGATGCAGAATTTTTAGCAGCAATCGACAATAAAGAGCAGCAATATGATATTTGTATCATTGGTGATATGGCCTCGGTTAACGATATGCAGCGTTTAAAGGCTCATGTAAAAGCGGTGCGTGAATCAACCGACTATTTATATTTAATGCTCAACACGGTATCGCATAGTATGCGTGAAGCCTTTATTGGCAGCGGCGCTGATGCCTGCTTAAGTAAACCGCTTAACCATCGTAAATTGTGTGAACTACTTGCCGCGCCGTATCGATTAGATCACCCGGTGCACAACATTGAGCAAAATGAGCAAACACTCTTGCCGTTAAAAGTATTAGTAGTTGACGATAATGACGCTAACTTAAAATTAATTTATACCTTACTTAATGAGCAGGTTGAGCTAATAGACACTGCGCACAATGGCTCGCAAGCTTACAGTTTGAGTAAAAGCCACAAGTACGACGTAATATTTATGGACATACAAATGCCAATTATGGATGGTATTACTGCCTGTAAGTTAATTAAAGAATCATCATTAAACGAAGATACTCCAATAATTGCAGTGACCGCACATGCACTGCATAGCGAAAAAGAGCAGTTATTAAAAGACGGTTTTGAAGGCTATTTAACTAAACCGATTGATGAGGACATGCTCAATCAAATTATTTGCGATCACAGCCCACAACTACCGGTTAGCCGCGATAAACTAAAAAACATGCCACAAAGCCCGCCCCCTTTTAAGAGTGTGCGCCTTGATTGGGGCATAGCACTGCAACATGCTGGCGGTAAAAGTGAGCTGGCATTAGAAATGCTCAATATGTTATTACTCAGCGTGCCCGAAACACTTAGCCTATTAGCACAAGCTATTGCCGATGAAGACTGCAAACAGGTACTTAGCATTATTCATAAGTTACATGGTGCGTGTTGCTACACTGGCGTTCCTAAATTAAAGTCGCTGGCCGAAACAATCGAAACCGCGTTAAAAAGTAACTGCGTATTAGCCAGCATTGAACCTGAGTTATTTGAACTACAAGACGAGCTAGAAAACTTACTACTTGATGCTAAAAATTAA
- the rlmD gene encoding 23S rRNA (uracil(1939)-C(5))-methyltransferase RlmD: protein MAQIFKATKKPLKQQSLVLDITAMDHHGRGIAKHNNKVCFVSNALPNEQVKATIVADKARYSEAQTHKVLQASEYRVAPFCEHYNQCGGCQLQHLDSSQQVVEKQIAVSKLFEKFAKLDELNWQAPLLSKATHYRRSARLAVMFDKKAKKMHVGYRASGSKSIISINECPVLSEVFANVFTVFDNLINQHKALHSVSHLQLCQGDEQNFVIIRHTKPISEDIKALVAQSAAEQQWQLVWQSESEVIEHSHLAMPFYALEELGLKFEFGLNNFIQVNASVNQAMLKQAQNWLALKGDENVLDLFCGIGNFSLVLAKQAKTVIGVEGVASAVAMATQNAHTNSITNAQFNCFDLTNKIETASWFNKNLDVLVLDPSRTGAITVLEQLPLKQFKTILYVSCDPVTLARDSAIISQAGFELHKIGLMNMFPHTGHIETMALFQRR, encoded by the coding sequence ATGGCGCAAATATTTAAAGCAACAAAAAAACCGCTAAAACAACAGTCTTTAGTGCTCGATATCACCGCCATGGATCACCATGGTCGCGGCATAGCGAAACACAATAATAAAGTGTGCTTTGTAAGTAATGCTTTGCCAAACGAGCAAGTAAAAGCCACCATTGTTGCCGACAAAGCGCGTTACAGCGAAGCGCAAACACATAAAGTATTACAGGCGAGTGAATATCGCGTAGCGCCGTTTTGTGAGCATTATAATCAATGTGGTGGTTGTCAGTTACAGCATTTAGATAGCAGCCAACAGGTAGTCGAAAAGCAAATAGCAGTGAGCAAATTATTTGAAAAGTTTGCCAAGCTTGATGAATTAAACTGGCAAGCACCCTTATTAAGTAAAGCCACTCATTACCGACGAAGTGCTCGTTTAGCGGTAATGTTTGATAAAAAAGCAAAAAAAATGCATGTAGGCTATAGAGCAAGTGGCTCTAAAAGTATTATTAGTATTAATGAGTGCCCAGTACTAAGTGAAGTATTTGCAAATGTATTTACTGTATTTGATAACTTAATTAATCAACACAAGGCATTGCACAGTGTATCTCACTTGCAATTGTGCCAAGGCGATGAGCAAAACTTTGTTATTATTCGCCACACAAAACCTATTTCAGAGGATATAAAAGCACTGGTAGCACAAAGTGCCGCTGAGCAACAATGGCAATTAGTGTGGCAAAGCGAAAGTGAAGTGATTGAACACTCACATTTAGCCATGCCATTTTATGCACTTGAAGAGTTAGGGTTAAAGTTTGAATTTGGCTTAAATAACTTTATCCAAGTTAATGCTAGCGTTAATCAAGCAATGCTTAAACAAGCACAAAATTGGCTGGCACTAAAAGGCGACGAAAACGTATTAGATTTATTTTGTGGTATTGGTAACTTTTCACTAGTGCTGGCAAAACAAGCAAAAACAGTAATTGGTGTAGAAGGGGTTGCTTCAGCGGTTGCAATGGCAACGCAAAATGCGCACACTAACTCAATCACTAATGCTCAATTTAATTGCTTTGATTTAACAAATAAAATTGAAACGGCTTCGTGGTTTAATAAAAATTTAGATGTACTGGTGTTAGACCCCTCACGTACTGGGGCGATAACGGTATTAGAACAACTTCCTTTAAAGCAGTTTAAAACTATTTTATACGTCTCATGCGACCCTGTTACTTTAGCCCGTGACAGCGCTATTATTTCGCAAGCAGGCTTTGAACTGCATAAAATTGGGCTAATGAATATGTTTCCGCACACCGGACATATTGAAACTATGGCGTTATTTCAACGGAGGTAA
- the relA gene encoding GTP diphosphokinase codes for MVATRQSHQQDETGDFASRLKLLALSAEKVELLNKAQALCLACDNTTRQSTAIEMVEILAELNLDADSLATAYLTPYFINNLVTLETVEEQLGSSIAVLLNGVAQMATISTLAHQGKGTVQVDNIRRMLLAMVEDVRAVVIKLAEQVCHLRNVKNAAEEERVIAAKETADIFAPLANRLGIGQLKWELEDLSFRYLHPNIYKNIAKQLDDKRLAREAYMEDMVAQVKRRLSEAGIEAEVYGRPKHIYSIYKKMAQKNYEFDQLFDIRAMRIVVQRLQDCYGALGIVHTNWRHLHKEFDDYVATPKQNGYQSIHTVVFGPEGKTVEIQIRTSDMHQDAELGVAAHWMYKEGALPGRGSGYEQKISWLRKLLQWQEEVVDGSDLAQELKNQVVEDRVYVFTPRGDIFDLPLGATPLDFAYYIHSNVGHRCIGAKVFGKIVPFTHQLSTGDQVEILTQKQPNPSRDWLNPSLGYIKSSRARAKIHHWFKQLDRDKNLSAGKEILDNELQKLDLNYRDLAPAIKRFNFKELDDLMVAIGAGDIRLNQMLNFVTDRPEDEPVIRFKTPTKVTGDNNGIVVDGVGSLMSHVAKCCRPVPGDEIIGYITQGRGIGVHRDDCDSFDNLKTQHPERVISVSWSDDIHNSYALSIRIEASDRSGLIRDISVVLANEKVNVLNMNVNTVDDNQIAIFTMQIEVHDLSGTNRVLSKLHQIEGVHSAKRGQ; via the coding sequence ATGGTAGCTACACGTCAATCACATCAACAGGATGAAACCGGGGATTTTGCTAGTCGCTTAAAGTTACTTGCTCTGTCGGCAGAAAAAGTAGAGCTGCTTAATAAAGCACAGGCACTTTGTTTAGCGTGCGACAATACCACCCGACAAAGCACAGCCATTGAAATGGTCGAAATTTTAGCCGAGCTTAATCTTGATGCAGACTCATTAGCTACTGCTTATTTAACGCCGTATTTTATAAATAACTTAGTCACCCTTGAAACTGTTGAAGAGCAGCTAGGTAGCAGTATTGCGGTATTGCTAAACGGGGTCGCACAAATGGCGACTATTAGCACTTTGGCGCATCAAGGAAAAGGCACGGTACAGGTTGATAATATTCGCCGTATGTTACTTGCTATGGTAGAGGATGTGCGCGCGGTTGTTATTAAGTTAGCAGAGCAAGTATGTCATTTACGCAATGTAAAAAATGCCGCAGAAGAAGAGCGCGTTATTGCCGCCAAAGAAACCGCCGACATTTTTGCACCACTGGCAAACCGCTTAGGTATAGGGCAATTAAAGTGGGAGCTTGAAGACTTATCGTTTAGGTATTTACACCCCAATATTTATAAAAACATTGCCAAACAGCTTGATGACAAACGCTTAGCGCGTGAAGCCTACATGGAAGACATGGTAGCGCAAGTTAAAAGGCGCTTAAGCGAGGCGGGCATAGAAGCTGAGGTTTACGGGCGACCAAAGCATATTTACAGCATTTATAAAAAAATGGCGCAAAAAAACTACGAGTTTGATCAACTGTTTGATATTCGTGCAATGCGTATTGTGGTGCAGCGCCTGCAAGATTGTTACGGCGCACTGGGCATAGTGCACACTAACTGGCGTCATTTGCATAAAGAGTTTGACGACTACGTAGCCACGCCAAAGCAAAATGGCTATCAGTCTATTCATACCGTGGTATTTGGCCCCGAAGGCAAAACGGTAGAGATTCAAATTCGCACTAGCGATATGCACCAAGATGCCGAGTTGGGTGTTGCTGCGCATTGGATGTATAAAGAAGGCGCATTGCCAGGGCGAGGCTCAGGTTATGAGCAAAAAATTAGCTGGTTGCGTAAACTATTACAATGGCAAGAAGAAGTGGTTGATGGCAGCGACCTAGCGCAAGAGCTTAAAAACCAAGTGGTAGAAGACCGTGTATACGTATTTACCCCGCGCGGCGATATTTTTGATTTACCACTGGGAGCAACACCATTAGATTTTGCTTATTATATTCACTCTAATGTGGGGCATCGTTGTATTGGCGCTAAAGTATTTGGCAAAATAGTGCCATTTACCCATCAATTAAGCACCGGCGATCAGGTAGAAATTCTTACCCAAAAACAGCCAAACCCCAGCCGCGATTGGTTAAACCCGTCATTAGGCTATATAAAATCATCGCGTGCTAGAGCAAAAATACACCATTGGTTTAAACAGCTCGATCGCGACAAAAATCTTAGTGCCGGTAAAGAAATACTTGATAACGAACTGCAAAAGCTCGATTTAAATTATAGAGACTTAGCACCCGCTATTAAGCGTTTTAACTTTAAAGAGCTCGACGATTTAATGGTCGCCATTGGCGCAGGCGATATTCGCCTTAATCAAATGCTTAACTTTGTTACCGATCGCCCCGAAGACGAGCCGGTAATACGCTTTAAAACCCCAACAAAAGTAACCGGCGATAATAACGGTATTGTGGTTGACGGCGTAGGCAGTTTAATGAGTCATGTTGCTAAATGTTGTCGTCCGGTTCCGGGGGATGAAATTATTGGCTATATAACGCAAGGGCGCGGTATTGGTGTACATCGTGATGATTGCGACTCGTTTGATAATTTAAAAACTCAGCACCCAGAGCGGGTTATTTCTGTAAGCTGGTCAGACGATATTCATAACTCCTATGCGCTAAGTATTAGAATAGAAGCCAGCGATCGCTCAGGTTTAATTCGTGACATAAGTGTAGTGTTAGCCAACGAAAAAGTGAATGTGCTAAATATGAATGTAAATACCGTTGATGATAATCAAATTGCTATATTTACTATGCAAATAGAGGTACACGATCTGTCGGGTACTAATAGAGTGCTTTCTAAGTTACACCAAATTGAAGGTGTACACAGTGCAAAGCGAGGGCAATAA
- the mazG gene encoding nucleoside triphosphate pyrophosphohydrolase: MADNAALAQLLNIMKTLRDPELGCPWDRKQTFSSIVPHTIEEAFEVADCIESGNLGELKNELGDLLFQIVFYAQLANEQKLFDFNDIVTQLNAKLTRRHPHVFDKQTALSDDELAAQWQAIKAQERSAKTASATSSLWQDIPVNMPSLSKAKKIQQRVAALGFDWPSYHGALDKVSEEVDEVKEALAHNPYSDHSAEELGDLLFATVNVARHIKRDPEQLLRSASDKFSTRFEKVQAYLNAQGKCLESATLDEMDAAWDEIKKVK; the protein is encoded by the coding sequence ATGGCAGATAACGCCGCGCTTGCGCAACTACTAAATATAATGAAAACGCTAAGAGATCCTGAGCTTGGTTGCCCCTGGGATCGTAAGCAAACTTTTAGCTCAATAGTGCCGCACACTATTGAGGAAGCGTTTGAAGTGGCCGATTGCATTGAATCGGGCAATTTAGGTGAGCTTAAAAATGAACTTGGCGATTTACTCTTTCAAATTGTGTTTTATGCTCAACTTGCAAATGAGCAAAAACTATTTGATTTTAACGATATAGTGACACAATTAAACGCTAAACTTACGCGCCGCCATCCTCATGTGTTCGACAAGCAAACAGCGCTAAGCGATGATGAGCTTGCAGCGCAGTGGCAAGCAATTAAGGCACAAGAGCGCAGCGCTAAAACTGCAAGCGCTACATCTTCGCTGTGGCAAGATATTCCCGTTAATATGCCAAGCTTAAGCAAAGCTAAAAAAATTCAGCAGCGGGTAGCAGCTCTTGGTTTTGATTGGCCAAGTTACCATGGTGCATTGGATAAAGTGAGCGAAGAAGTAGACGAAGTAAAAGAAGCACTCGCTCACAATCCGTATTCAGATCATAGTGCAGAAGAGCTGGGCGATTTACTGTTTGCTACAGTAAACGTTGCGCGCCATATAAAGCGCGACCCAGAGCAATTACTGCGCAGCGCCAGCGACAAGTTTTCAACTCGCTTTGAAAAAGTCCAAGCTTATTTAAATGCCCAAGGTAAATGTTTAGAGTCTGCCACGCTTGATGAGATGGATGCAGCATGGGATGAGATCAAAAAAGTCAAATAG
- a CDS encoding CTP synthase produces the protein MSTKFIFVTGGVVSSLGKGIAAASLAAILEARGLNVTILKLDPYINVDPGTMSPIQHGEVYVTEDGAETDLDLGHYERFIRTKMTSRNNFTQGRVYKDVLHRERRGEYLGATIQVIPHITNDIKQRVYSGAEGYDIALVEIGGTVGDIESQPFLEAIRQMGTEIGRERALFIHLTLVPFLGPAGEVKTKPTQHSVKELRSIGIQPDILICRSDRKLPSNERAKIALFTNVEEKAVISLPDVDSIYKIPALLKSQDLDYFVCRRFHLDVPEADLVEWEQVLYQESNPTGEVTIGMVGKYIELPDAYKSVNEALKHAGLKNRLTVNIQYIDSQDLETKGVDSLAHLDAILVPGGFGGRGVEGKILAAKYARENKVPYLGICLGMQVALIEYARNVAGLVDANSTEFNAQSASPVVGLITEWLDAEGKVEQRDEKSDLGGTMRLGAQKCHLTPGSKVHAVYGSDEIVERHRHRYEVNNNFVEQLEKAGLSFTGLSEDKKLVEIIENKDHPWFIAAQFHPEFTSTPRDGHPLFEGFVAAAHIHQKASS, from the coding sequence ATGAGTACAAAATTTATCTTCGTTACCGGCGGGGTTGTTTCTTCGTTGGGTAAAGGTATTGCAGCAGCATCATTGGCAGCTATTTTAGAGGCCCGTGGCTTAAATGTTACTATCTTAAAGCTGGATCCTTACATCAACGTTGATCCAGGCACAATGAGCCCAATTCAACATGGTGAAGTATACGTTACAGAAGACGGCGCAGAGACCGATCTAGACTTAGGTCACTATGAGCGCTTTATTCGCACCAAGATGACAAGTCGCAATAATTTTACACAAGGTCGTGTATACAAAGATGTATTACATCGTGAGCGACGTGGCGAGTACCTTGGAGCAACAATTCAGGTAATTCCACATATTACCAACGATATTAAGCAACGTGTTTATTCTGGCGCTGAAGGTTATGATATAGCACTTGTTGAAATTGGCGGTACAGTGGGTGACATAGAGTCACAACCATTTTTAGAAGCAATTCGTCAAATGGGTACAGAAATAGGCCGTGAGCGTGCGTTATTTATTCACTTAACGCTAGTACCATTTTTAGGCCCTGCAGGCGAAGTGAAAACTAAGCCAACGCAGCACTCGGTTAAAGAACTACGTTCAATTGGTATTCAACCAGATATTCTTATTTGTCGCTCAGATCGTAAGCTGCCAAGTAACGAACGTGCAAAAATTGCATTGTTTACCAACGTAGAAGAAAAAGCGGTTATATCACTACCAGATGTAGACAGTATTTATAAAATTCCTGCGCTATTAAAGTCGCAAGATTTAGATTACTTTGTATGTCGTCGTTTTCATTTAGATGTCCCTGAAGCTGACCTTGTTGAATGGGAACAAGTACTTTATCAAGAGTCTAACCCTACAGGTGAAGTAACTATTGGTATGGTAGGTAAATACATTGAATTACCAGATGCGTATAAATCTGTAAACGAAGCATTGAAACATGCCGGTCTGAAAAATCGTTTAACGGTAAATATTCAATACATTGACTCACAAGACTTAGAAACCAAAGGCGTTGATTCGTTAGCTCATCTAGATGCTATTTTAGTGCCTGGTGGTTTTGGTGGTCGTGGCGTTGAAGGTAAAATATTAGCGGCTAAATACGCGCGTGAAAACAAAGTGCCTTACTTAGGTATTTGTTTAGGTATGCAAGTGGCGTTAATTGAATACGCTCGTAACGTAGCCGGCCTTGTTGATGCAAACTCAACTGAATTTAACGCACAATCTGCAAGCCCTGTAGTTGGCTTAATTACCGAATGGCTAGATGCTGAAGGTAAAGTAGAGCAGCGTGATGAAAAATCAGACTTAGGTGGCACTATGCGTTTAGGCGCACAAAAATGTCATTTAACACCGGGTTCTAAAGTGCATGCAGTATACGGTAGCGATGAAATAGTAGAACGTCATCGTCATCGCTACGAAGTTAATAATAACTTTGTAGAGCAGCTAGAAAAAGCAGGTTTAAGCTTTACTGGTTTATCAGAAGATAAAAAACTAGTAGAAATTATTGAAAACAAAGATCACCCTTGGTTTATTGCAGCGCAATTCCACCCGGAATTCACTTCAACACCACGCGATGGTCACCCGCTATTTGAAGGGTTTGTAGCTGCGGCTCACATCCACCAAAAAGCGTCTTCGTAA
- the eno gene encoding phosphopyruvate hydratase gives MSVIVKVIGREIMDSRGNPTVEADVHLADGSWGRAAAPSGASTGTREALELRDGDKSRYLGKGVLKAVGFINNEIATALAGQNALEQSTVDQVMLDLDGTENKEKLGANAILAVSLATAKAAAQSKKVELYEHIADLNGTPGVYSMPLPMMNIINGGEHADNSVDIQEFMIQPIGAKNFREALRMGAEIFHSLAKVLKADGHSTAVGDEGGFAPNLASNEAALAAIKVAVANAGYELGKDITLALDCAASEFYDKEANIYNLKGEGKKFTSEEFNFFLQDLTQQYPIVSIEDGLDESDWDGFAHQTKLMGDKIQLVGDDLFVTNTKILKRGIDNGIANSILIKFNQIGSLTETLAAIKMAKDAGFTVVISHRSGETEDSTIADLAVGTAAGQIKTGSLSRSDRVAKYNQLLRIEEQLGAKAPYNGLKEVKGQ, from the coding sequence ATGTCAGTAATCGTAAAAGTAATTGGTCGCGAAATTATGGATTCGCGTGGTAACCCAACTGTTGAAGCTGATGTACATTTAGCTGATGGTTCATGGGGCCGTGCTGCGGCGCCGTCTGGCGCATCTACAGGGACTCGCGAAGCATTAGAATTACGCGATGGTGATAAATCTCGTTATTTAGGTAAAGGCGTATTAAAAGCCGTTGGTTTTATTAATAATGAAATCGCAACCGCTTTAGCAGGCCAAAATGCACTTGAGCAAAGCACTGTTGATCAAGTAATGCTAGATTTAGATGGTACCGAAAACAAAGAAAAACTAGGTGCTAACGCAATCTTAGCAGTATCGCTAGCAACGGCTAAAGCTGCTGCACAATCTAAAAAAGTTGAGCTTTATGAACATATCGCTGACTTAAACGGTACTCCGGGTGTTTACTCTATGCCATTGCCAATGATGAACATTATCAACGGCGGCGAACATGCAGATAACTCTGTAGATATTCAAGAGTTTATGATCCAACCTATTGGCGCTAAAAACTTCCGTGAAGCTCTACGCATGGGCGCAGAAATATTTCACAGCCTAGCTAAAGTACTAAAAGCAGACGGTCACTCAACAGCGGTAGGTGACGAAGGTGGTTTTGCACCAAACCTTGCATCTAACGAAGCGGCACTAGCTGCAATTAAAGTAGCTGTTGCAAATGCAGGCTACGAGCTAGGTAAAGACATTACATTAGCGCTTGATTGTGCTGCCTCTGAGTTTTACGACAAAGAAGCAAATATTTACAATCTTAAAGGTGAAGGCAAAAAGTTCACCTCTGAAGAATTTAACTTCTTCTTACAAGATTTAACTCAGCAGTACCCAATCGTGTCTATCGAAGATGGCCTTGATGAGTCTGACTGGGATGGCTTTGCACACCAAACTAAACTAATGGGTGATAAAATCCAATTAGTGGGTGACGATTTATTTGTAACCAATACTAAGATTTTAAAACGTGGTATCGACAACGGTATTGCTAACTCAATCTTAATTAAGTTTAACCAAATTGGTTCTTTAACTGAGACATTAGCTGCAATTAAAATGGCTAAAGATGCTGGTTTTACAGTTGTTATTTCTCATCGCTCAGGCGAAACTGAAGATTCAACCATTGCAGATTTAGCAGTAGGTACAGCCGCAGGTCAAATTAAAACTGGTTCATTAAGCCGCTCTGATCGTGTTGCTAAGTACAACCAATTGCTTCGTATTGAAGAGCAATTAGGCGCTAAAGCACCGTACAACGGTTTAAAAGAAGTTAAAGGTCAGTAA